Within Bombus fervidus isolate BK054 chromosome 3, iyBomFerv1, whole genome shotgun sequence, the genomic segment tacgaaatttcaGAATTCGAAATACGAGCGTGCTCGGTGCAACGCAATCAGTGATTGGCGtttcaacgaaattacggtaatTACGAAATTCCATTGAAGACCTAACaacgcataaaaatatattttttgccgCGATTTCTTCAGTTACACGACCGGAATTTGCGCAATGGTTACATTCACTTCGATAACTTAGCACGAATAACTTACACACGCGTTCACGTAACTATGTGTCGAGATGGCTAGCTAACTTGCACTAACGTTACGatatgttctaacgtattaGCTTATATAAGAAAAACCTTTCCTCGTTGTCCGATTAGACGCGCGTCTCTGTTCACGTAAAGAGGAATTCGCGCgaagaaacaaaacaaaattaagTTCTCTTAATCGTCGGTTACAAGCGCCTATCTTTAAACGATATACGAAGAGAAGCGAGCTCGATCCTGCACGCGTTTAATCCGATAGCTCGTTAACTTTCTTGTTCCTAAAAGCAGCGTTGAAGGCATCGGAGTAGGTGgtagtatttttaattgtacgaCGTTGTAAATTTGTCTAGTTACAGCGAGCCTATATCGCACGTTTACAGTCCGTACGATAGCACGCTTAATGATCCATCACGGCGCGCGTACGCAAGCTCGTTCATCTATGTGCGCGATACGCTTTCTGTACTTTCTTCTGCAGTGGAATTACGGTCTCCGCGTAAACCATcgctataaaaattttttagaacGCATTTTGCTCGCCCGACGCGAAAACGGTTCGGTCTATCGCGACATTCCCTTTCGTACGCAACTCggaaattttctgaaaaagtAGATTTCTTGGAAAAAATATGTTGCTACATCCGTTCTACTTTTGAGTAGTTGCGAcaaatcgaaagaaaagatCGAACACGCCTCGATGGAATATTATGCGAGTCATGTCACAGTTGCACGAAGGCGCCGTAGAACAACGATTGCATCAATGACAGttcgaacaaaagaaaaatacgaaaaatacGCTGCACGCGGATCGTTGGTTGGATTACTTGCACAACTTAGATTCATATTCACCGTGTCTGTGGCGACGCCAGAACGGTTTTTGCAAAGCCATCGGGTCGCGAATTATGCAACACGGCTGCGTTGCTACTTTAACAACTCAATTCGAAAGTTGTACCAAAAGACATTTAACTTTCGAACATCATCCGCCGATTTTTCCTGGAGAAACTTGCCTTCGGATCTCGGATAATATTTCGTAGCGATTCTATCGCTGCGTCCTTGCACCGGGCCAATTAAATCTCGGTAAACAACGTTATGTCAGCGGAGgaaagagcgagagaaagCGAGAGATCGGTAATCGATGCGAATCTCTAAATGCATTCGTGGATCGTTGTTCGATCGAAGACAGAAACTAAGCTCGTGCCGTTGCCTGAAAATTCTTCTTCGAACGATCCTGCTAAGACGAATCGCTTTGCGTAAATCATAACGAATACAAAGCAACGTCGTATACGTCCGACCGCCGAATACCTCGttactttgtacagaatttttCGCAAGTTTCGAACAGCGGCTTGATTCGCCACGATAAACTTTGATAGATGCTGAGAGAGGAAGCGCCTTTATCGCGTGCCAACGACTCAAGTCGCTCTCGGTAAAACGAGAAACTATgcaaaacgaacgaaagatcgGCGATCAAGTAAATGCCGGAGAAAGCTCGCCGCGTCGCTCCACTTCCgctaaaaatagtaaaagtcCGATCTTAATCGAAAAACTTGGatcataaatattcgaattgtTCGGCTGTACTTGGTTGGCCGCTCGATGAACAGAACTCACAGCAAGATGCTTCCAAAGGGTTCACTACCTTCAAACttgtaattttcttctaaCTGCAAATTACGTCAGTGTTAACCTGCTCCAACTATAAATAGGAATTCGCACCTCGTCGCGTCCTTGCACGCGATGCATATATACCTGTTAACCATAATACAACAAGTAGCGCGTCCAAGTTCCAAGGCAAGTTACAATCTTATGGCCTTAAAACGATCGCCGTTTAGATAAGATCGTACACCTCGAGATTATTAAACTCCATCCACAACAGTCGCTAGATCTTTCAGCTTTCGTCTAAGGTCAAGGTTACGATCCTCCTTCTTACTAACTTTTCGTAGAATTATTCCAATTGATCGATTTCCTCGATAGTCCGAATCAAAAGTTTCCCATCTATTTACTTATGGCTCAATCGTTGCAAAAATGTACGTACGTTTCGACGTGTCCAGAAGATACGAAGAAAGTGTTTTGAACAAACTACACGATTTTTGCGAATACGATCGGTATTTGAATCGATATATCAGCACTTTCGTTGATTTCCAGATTGCGCAAATATATAGGTTCTAATCGTCCATTTACGATGATCTTTTTGcactctctccctctctcgaCGTATTTATATTAGCAACGGACCGGTTTACAGCAATTATGCAACGAGCATTGCATTTGCAGTGTAACGAACATGAGAGCGATTCCGAGCCCGTGTTTACATCGCATCCACTGAGATCAAAGCTCTCGAATTGGACACCCTGTCCGACTTCTAAATAGATACATTCTGGAGTTTCGCTTCTTCCGGTGATCGATTTGATTGGAAATTCGTGTTAGAGCGCGTATCGGCAGGTGTGCACGTGTGCTTTGAATGTATTACGCAAGATCATAGAAAGGCTGAAAGCGTCGACACGTGAAAGTAGATTCGCTATTGTGTGCATTCCACTCGAAGGCGGAATTGATTCGATGCGCATCTCTCTAGCGATTCGCGATCGATTTTAATCGTTCAACGTCCAGAACAGGGTACCACGGTCACCGGTTTTCTCACATTAAAGTTAGAATTGCTCCACCTGGATCGATTTTGAAAGTTGTTTGCCGGATCGAATGATCGTTTCAGTAGAAATTACACAAAGGGTATCGAGATACGACCACGGAATGGTGAAGTTTTATCGCGTTAATACCGCCAACTTCGCTTTAACGTACCATCGAATAACATATACACCCGTTATGCAAAGGAGCCAGCGAATCTGCAATGAAAATGCACGCGTAATCGTCCGAATTTAATTAGACGAAAATGCAAGAAACGACGCATAATAAGGGCCGACTCGATGAATAAGCGAATCACTGCTCCGCGCCTTCTtagataatttacatttatgaataaaattagataaaaagTTCTCCGCGCTGTCCAACAACAAAAAACTGTGTTGccacaatttttcatttgcatGTATCAAAGGTCGAGAAAGGAAAAGTACGAACGGAGTACTGAGACGACGTCGTGCGGAACGAAACCTTATTCTTGGGATACAAAGTATGAGGAACATAGTACGTAGGAAATCATGACGAACGAAGTCAAATTGCGCTTATTATCCTTAGGATTCTCAAGCATCGTGTTGTCAAGGAGACGTCATATTGGACCTTCGATTCGACTCGAAGTAGCCACTTTTCTCGAGGGATAAAGACGTTGCACGGTTCAATTTCtggataaattgaaaatttttaccaCCGCGTTACGGTTACGTCCCCGAGAGATTCGGATAAAGGTTCTGCAAGGTTGGCGAAGGTACCTAATCTTCGACCTAGAAAAGATCCTATATAAGTAACGCATTAACCGAAAGTTTTCAGCCGGTTTCGATGCTTTTCCGGCGCGAGGATGAAACTGCTTTACCAACTTTCACGGTAATTctactcttcttttttttcctcgaTTTTCCTTCGATGAGCTTTCATCGGACATGCGAACAAACTACCGCGTGACTCTGAAAAAATCTCGAAATAAACAGGGAAAACGCAAATGAGCCACGGCATAATTTAAATCTGGCAAGTTTTATACCGCTGCTTCCCCtcgtaatataaaatgacAACGAGAGAGTCCCCTTAAAGCCGAAGGAAAAACTTGTCCCCCGTTTTGTTCTCCCTCGGCGCATCGTGATTCGCGTTTAAGGGCCTATTAACGTAGAAAAATGACGAACTTTTTGTCGTTTGTCTCGCACCAAGCGGAATaagctttctttcttcctccaaCTTTGACAAACCGAAATACTTTACTTACGGTTATCCGGTTCTGGCATACTTCGCTTTCTGTTCCTAGTTGTACCGTGAGTCGATCCCTCGAGTATCGATTTCTTTGTTCTCCGCCATAGCTCGCTACTTTAACTggaaaaaatgagaaagagaaagacgaGCGTTATTTATCGTTCACTTTCCCCCGGGAGGAAGAGCGCTTAATGGAAAGAATGTTTTCCGCGAAGCGTCGTTGCACGTCGATTAAAAAGGTTAAGCAAGGAAAGAAAGTCACGAAGTCGATATTGCACTGTGAATCTGATTGCGTTTCATCGCGATTTTTCTTAGTATAACGGAACGTTAATTATCCGAATTAATTATCGTACGTTTCGCTGTCgtataaaatgaaacgtttTTATACCAAGCAGAAACAGAAgcattcgaataaaaatgtggCAAGTTCTTTCAAGTTTTATCGTCGGTCCCCCATTACAATTTTCTCTTAATTGACGATCCGATGATCGATCGTACCGTTAATCGTTCCGACGATCAATGTTCTACCATTTATTCAAAAgtaattcttcgataaatcGCGAGCTACGAAACAAACCTCGAAACGAGCAATTTCCAGTTAGAGCGATTGAGTCGTTACGAATCTTTATGACCGACGTAAAGTCACCGTTGACGGGTAATGATTCCGCAGGTGGTTCGATTTCGTGGGAAGCGTTCCGGAAATCTGGAACACGCGCTATATATAAATCTGCCAAACTTTATTGGTTTTCTTTCGTCTGTATCGATATACTTGGCTTCTATCGATGCTTAGGAATATTTACTATATAGCGATCTTTAAAAATCCTGCGAGAAATCCACCGTTACGTATCAAGTAACcgctttataaatatttattagcgACCCGATTAATTTGCTCCTTGGTAGTCcactattttaattttgaaaaaaaatttgtttgatatttaaagtttaaatttattatcaattcGCATTGGAACTTGTGCCATTAATCTTCGATAATGTAAAACCGTTCGTATGTTTAACAGCAGTAACATCGCTGTCGAGGATAGACGTAACGTAATTACTTTATAGAGATGTTAATTGCATTCCCAGTGTTCGCGTTTGGTCATGCTCGTTTAGATTACCTCACGTTTCAAATTGATCGATGgatatgataaaaattattgcggCTAAATGTGCTTAATCGCACAATTCGTAATTCGTTTAATGCCCAGTTCTACTTCCTAAGAAATATGAGCGATTAGCTGTTCGTAAAtgcgaattattattatttatttggaatGGATTAAAcgggaaacgatggttatttaacgcGAACTAAATACAGTAATGTGCTATGTCTAAGACAACTAAATAATTCATTTGCAACACTCGTCACCACGattccaacgctctctctctctctctctcacgcgGACCATTCTCCTCGACAACGCTGACAACACTCTAATTTCTCAACTAACTACTgactgttaattcgtctttcaCCGTTAACCCTTTCGCTTCGGCAGTCCAATCCGCGGAAACACTATCACTGAACGGAAACGCGCGCCAGAAATACGCACAGTGTGCGTGGCTGTTGTATATACGTTTTTCTAagttttaaataacaataattcttgtaagaaccgtatatgaaatatcgtttcactGTCAATGgatttaatagaatttttagcATGAAACAGTATACGATCGTTCggatgtttgaaatatattgaaacgTTTTAATGTTGTTTCAATAACGAGTAACTTTAAAAAGTGATAATCCTATATGTCAATAAATTCAACAGAAAATGTTCTGCcgataacgaaaaaatatattattgacaGATAGCACTTGTATATGCATCATTTGGATGCCGGATATATGTGGCGCTCGTACCCACAGGTCATCTCGCGGGTGCCAAATATAAGCGGCGCTCGAAGCGAAAGGGTGAAGCACCCCTTTGTCCTTTCCGCACCACGTACGCGTTCCGCAACCGCCCATGGCCATGATCACACAGGCCTTTTTCCGCGTAACTGTTCGACCGAAGGACCCACGACACATTGATGGAACTATCGGCACTTGGGCTTTCTAGCTACATTGTTTATGGTTCACCCGATATTTCTTAGGCCatttgtccacgatactacgtTATTTATACGGGATAATGGAGGCAACTGTTTACAGGGGTATCAGCATAGTTAATCGCGTTTTAAAGCGAGCAGCGAAATGTTGTGGAAAAAGGAGCAGGAGATGGAAAACGAATATGCCACGGGAAATTTGCTATATCCCTTCATGATTTAAGAGCGGTTTAGCGGCACTACCatcaattttacattttaatatacgCTTTAATGCTTCGCTGTAATTTCCTCGATATAATTTCAACCTCTTgaagaaatgtaaatttgtccgataaaaattatcatCGCGAAAGGGACAGCTTATGGAAGTCCGTTGCAATTAGTTCTCTCGATTTATCCTCGAAAAATACGTTTCATTAATTCATCCTGTTTTTGCACATTACGTTCGCGAAACATATTTCCGGCTGGTTTTTCAGCGGAGTTGCAGGCGCGTTACTATTTCTGATGATCTGTGCGACTATGTACGAGTACAGAACACGAGCACAACCGAATGTCAAGGATGTGGAATCGTTTAGCGTATCGAATAACAACGAGAGACTGAGCAACTTTTCCAACAAAAATCTAAACCAAGATGGCGAGGTGATTCAAGAAAATGGGGAGGAGCTGATCGAAAAGGGGAAGAACTTGCAAAAAGAACCGCCTGATCGTTCTGAAAAGCAGAGCAAGAAAGGTGACGCATGCTCAGCGGTTCGCGTTACTCGCTAATAATCTTTGGATCCTCTAACAGTTTTCTTTCTCGTCGATTTCTTTTCAGGTTTCTGGCTAACGTGTCTAACAGCCTTCGATCCTATCGCGAACGGCAGCAAGATTGTTAGCACCGAACCTGCCGCGAGAGATAGCCTGACTTGTCTACATGGGCTCAGAGTGTTCTCGCTGGGATGGGTGGTCATGGTGCACACCTATCTTCAAGTCTTCTCCATTGCTGGTAAAGTAATCCTGCTTTTTCAGAAACAACGTCACGACGTTCGAGTAATATCGGTGAACGTCCGTTTCGACCACCTTGGGCCACTATGTCTTAGTAGAACTCGAGTGATTTTCTGATCGCTGTAATTTACGAGTACGAGAAACATTGCTATTAGTCGTTCGtgaagataataattattgtaattgcGCAGTTGCTATTAAGAACACCGAGAATCATCCTAATCGACGATAGATGAGATTCTATGGAAAAAGATTACAAGCAATTAGAATTTAGAGTAATTTTCACggttggaaaaattgtttcttaattaatttctccgTACAACTTATTGTGATGTAACGAAATATGTATACCGGTGTGCTGGTTCACCGTAATCGAATTTTCTTCGTCTCGGTATAGCGCGTTAACTCGAAGTTTCTCAGATAATTTCAAGACGAGATGACTTTCTCTATCGCCTTACAGAGAACAAAACTCTGCGTTCGGTGACAGAGCGGAATTTTATGTTCCAAACTATCAGCAACGCCACCTTCTCCGTAGACACGTTTTTCTTCATCAGGTAAGAAACATCCGGTGACAAGTATCCTCGTTACGAGATAATCAATAGCCTAATCCATACGAATGCGACTGTTTCAGTGGCTTGTTAGTTACGATCCTCTTCTATCGGTCTTCCGGTAGCTTGAAAAATGACAAGGGCACTTTCTGGAAGACATGTTTCACCAAATTTATCATCATGATCCTCTACAGATTTATCAGGTAAAAAAGATCGAATTATTCTACGATACGAAAACAGGACGGATTAAAATTGTCGCGTCGTTCTATTCCAAGTCGATAGCGAAGAAATGCACGATAAAATCCGATACACgatttcatacaaatttcaaataaggAGAAATCTCTTCCGATAAACGACCGTCGAATCTCGGTCAAGCGAATTCGCATACCGATCTGTTTCCGTTTTCTTTTACCAAGATTGACACCGGCGTATCTCTTTGTTCTGGGAATAAACGAGATCGCCATCAAGTATGCGCTATCAAGGACGGTGTTCTCGCCAGTGATCGTCGATCATTTGACATGCGAGAAGTTTTGGTGGAGAAACGCATTGTACCTTAACTCGCTCTACCCTCGTACCGAGATGGTAAGGATATTGAATCAACTTTTTTAccatttagaaaattaatagaCTCGTTAGCGAATCAACAGCCTCGTTGTTTAATATTGACGTAGCGCTTAACCCGAATGCAAATACAATTAAATCAAAGAACGACGATGCATAACGAGAGGAGGATGCGGCAAAATTTCCAGAAGGAAGTACGAGTGGCGGAGATTACGGGACGGGAAGGTGTCAGCGTCTCGATCGTTTTCCGATAATTAATTCTATCGTTCGGAGAAAGTTCCAAAGTGGCGGGACAACGCGGAGAGTGTCTAACCGTTCTAGAATTAATTTCATCGTCCATGAGAAAGAGTGGGTTAATCGTTGGTTAAACAGCCAACCGTTTGTTTTCTCACATTTCAAAGACCTGTAGCGAGAAATTACGAGCTGCCACTGTCAAACCAAAGAAAAAGATCGTCAAGTCTATGTAACGTCGTGAAAACGGTTCTACTTGATCGAACAATCCAATAGTACGACGTTCGATCCATTAGCTATCAAGTTTTTCTCGGCTGTAGATTTTCCGTGGAccaagtatttttttttttttttttttttttcgacacTTCCCGATAGTACGACCTATTCTCAGTACGTTGAACCTTTACGTGATTATCTTATGAATACTTGATTAACAACTTTCCAGTGTATGCTATGGAGCTGGTATATGGCGAACGACACACAGTTCTACGTTCTCGGAATACTTTTGCTTCTTCTATCTATCAAATACCTGAAGGCCGTTATCGTCGTGATTTTCCTATTGATCGCCTCTTCGTGGTTTACCACCTTCTCCGTCGCCTATTCCAACGATTACATCGCCAGGTAATTAATCCGTTAAGTGTTAAAAACTTGTCGATTGCGCGTACGCAAAAACGTTCCTGTTTACCTCTGTTCAGCAGTGAAATCCCttcgttctctttctttcttccgttTGTCGCGTGTCGCGTCCATTGTCGGAACGCGTAATTTCTACTACCTACTTTTAGACAGGATTTAGCCGTATTCgatttataaatgaaacacCTCCGCTTTAAATTTTGATCCGTTATAATTAAACGTCGGATTTCTAGCTTTGCGAACGGTTATAACGCGATTACTCGCTAATTATAATAACTTAGCGAGTCCCGTACTTTCCACTTATACCGCACTCGCCGGCTATCTCTGCCGCGTAAATCTtcattctctttttttgtttctccCCCGGTTAGAATCCAAGAACCGTTTGCGCTTTTCGACGAGCTGTACGATAAACCTTGGCTGAGAGCTGGGCCTTACTTCGTTGGCATCATCACCGGTTACATTTTGTTCAGAACGAATTGCAAATTGAAATTGCCTCTGGTAAGTAGCTTGATCCGCCACCTTAATAAGGTAAAATGCTCCGTTTGATCTCAGAAAGTGAAACGTAAATTCCCCTTCGTGGACCAACGTGGCAGAAATTCCAAGGAGtttaaaattgagaaaacCTGTTCCAGTTAATCTTTGATAAATTATCTGCTTGTCAGCTGATACTCGAAACCGAAACGAGATCGAGCTTAAACGTCACTGTTACAGATCGTACGAGTAATCGGCTGGGTATTATCTACTGCCATAATGTTCTCGGTAGTTTACGGTCTATATCCCGGAAACTTAACCGTGCCGGTGAGTTCCGTGTACGCCGCCTTAGGACACACCGCCTGGGCGATTGGTGTATCCTTCATCGTGATTCAATGCTGCACCGGCTACGCTACAATGATCGACAGTCTGCTGTCGCTCAAACTGATATATCCGCTATCGAGGTTGACTTACTGCGCGTACTTGGTGCATCCTGTCATCATGATGGTCACTATAACTCAGATGGATGGGCCGCTCCACCTTCACAACAATATCGTGGTAAGTCTAGATAGAACGAACCGGCTCTTTTTGGGTCCAAACGACGACAATGTGTACTTGGGTGAATCTCAAAGTGTCAGATGGTTCGAATCAGAACGGGTTCTATCAAATCCGTGAATCAGacataaacaaatatttttaccttcGTACTTTCTCGAAATGCTCACTTTTCATATGGTTTTCCAGCTGATCTTGTACTTTGGCAATCTGGTCGCCTCCTACTTGACGTCGTTCTGCATTTCCATCGCGTTCGAGGCGCCCATCGTCAATCTGCTCAAGATCGCTTTCATATCGAAGAAGAGGATAAGATAGAGGAAGATCGAACGTAGCGTATCGCGCGATCGACGCTAGGTAATGGAAGCTTCGATTTTTCTCACAATAGGCGCGTTATTAAAAATCGACTTCCTTGTTCCTCAGGATTTAATCGTAGCTCTCCAGTGGAAGAGGAAAGAATCCCAGACTCTCTGGCAGATATTTTCGGGACAAAGATAAAATCCGCTTTCGTGCATCTATTTTTCTCGACGATGGTACAATACACTGCTGCCGTACTTTGACAATTTAGACGATGCGAAATCAATGCGATTTCGTTGTActtaatagaaatatgtttGCACAGACGCTTATGACTGTCGCAAAGTATAAATCAAAGGCAAATGCGTCTTCCGTAGAATACAGGCGATCAAAGGCCTATTAAATTCGTAATTTCGCAGAAAAAGCGAGCGTTCATTTCGTCTCGTTCTTCGTTCGTGTCAAGAGTGTAAGAGAGATTCTTCGTAAATCATCGCCGAAACAATAAACTTATCGCGTGTTATTTTATAAGATTCCAATAGCGTTATTACCGTTGATCGCGATCATGTGCCACGAGAATATTTACAATTGGTGCAGTAAGGAAACTTGGACGAAAGTTGGAAATCGAgcgaagaacgaaagaagaaacgaccAGGAGCCGTGCCCAGCCGTCGCTAGTCCAGTTCAACGAAAGCGGAAGACATTGGAAAGCGATAAAGACGGCGAAGCGATTGTAGCTTAAGACCGAACTTTAAATAACTAAGATCAATAGCACACCTGCTCGCGAGTGTCAATAGcgaaagaaaatgtttgtacaagaaattgaaaaaagcgTTTCATTTTAAACGTACTAGTATTTTCCGACGCGACGAGTATTTTGTCTGTGTGTGCGCCAAAACGACGGAAATACGAAAGCGCGTTAAACTTAGATCGAAGAAAAGATAAATCGATATTTGCGCGATCTCTGACGCTGTTTCACGCTTGGACGAAATTTAATGTAAGTTGGACGTGATTCGTTTAAAGTCGCGTTGCTtcgttaaattacaaaaagcaGTTGAAAAACGAGTACGTTTTTCACGTCATTCTTTCTTAGATATTAACTCGAAACGCGTCTCTTTAtcgcaaaaagaaaagaaaaactgtCGTCGCGTAGGCGTTATAATCGttagggaaaaagaaaaatatcatgcAAAGCGTGCCGAATCTCTTCCGCTGCCAACGgctaaattaaaaatcattgaaaCGTAATTGATATTTAGAGTAAAAGATTAATCGTAAAAAGGAGTTTCTCGTTTACTCGTGAACCAACATTCACGATGTTTCGCCGCACGGCGGTAAAAAGTAACCTTACCTTTTTTTCATCCTTTAACGCAAAACCGTAACGGAAAAAGCAAGTAAATATATGCGGGCAAAAACGAGCACGAAGGAAAATATGTAAACAGCGCACGGAGTAATTCTGGCCTGGTACTCCCGCACGCGTGTTCGATCTTTGCGCGGTACTACGTGCTCGGAAACACACGATTAGTAATGCAATTAACGTCCCGTCAATTAcggtcgtataacgtccattTCACGCGATTATCGCAACGCGACCGACTGCCTCGCACTTGCATCATCTGTCGCGTATATCAATGCCATGACGTTTGCCTCCTCTTTCTGCGTATTCTCCAAACCTGCTTGTAAATTTCACTTCTTTCCCTTTCACGTTTTCATTTTTCGCTTCCTCTTTACGAATACTTTGATTCGCTTCGCGATTCCGCTATTTCGACGCTATTATTAAACTATTTACAGCGCAGTGCTGAAAAATCTTCGAGCAAAGATCGCGACGTATTTTCGAGGAAATTCTAGTTTCATTCCAGTCCCGGAGAATCCAGAGAATCCAAGATCAGAATTGTCTAGTACGGTTTACGATTCGTCGGGAAGCTGTAGCCATCAAACGGTAGTCAGAAATCGAAATGATACGCTCGTGGCTCGAGTCAAATCGAAATTCTGCGAACTGTCTTTCACGTGTCTTTTCTCGTTCCGCTTCTAACAACGATTACCAAAAAAATCAATGGAACTTTTACGAGCCGGGACGTTCGGAAATCGAATATCATGGAATATGATTTTCGAGGCAGTCAAATTTCCAAGTGATTTTAGAAGCGAATTTTCATCTCCGAAATAGCGATATCCGATAACTGGAATCGAAGGTTGGAAAGAAATGAgacgaggaaaataaaaatttacgagGATCCTCGGTCGGATAACTAGTTGGTTAATGGAATCGAATGCAAATCAGGCAGGGctgtatttcgtatttgtagTCGAGCAAATAGATACGGTTAATCGGCATAGTCGGCCCTACAGCAACCAGAGTCTAATGCTAATACAAGTACGAGCATCCCTCCATTGACAATCCAATTTACGTATATATCCTGTGTAGCTTCTAAAGTGCATCGTCTAAATCGAATTCGAAATGCGCGTCGGCTTTCGGCCGACTTCTCGATCATCGTTGTAATTCACCAAATACcgtgtaacgaataacgatttAATGCGTTAACGAAGATTATCAATGAAACGTTGCATATCGTTATCATTATCAGTTGCAGATAACGAGTCAGACGATACGATCGGTAATTTAggatcgaatattttatcctCGCTCGTTAGAGGCGGTAACAAGTTGTATGCAACTTCGACCCGGTTGATTTTTCATCGTTCTCTCGATTATTCGCATACGTGTAACGTTAATGGTTGGAAAGTTTCACGAACTTGTTTCGATCACCGAATTTATGTTATTCTCGACTACCGCTCCATTTAATATACTCGAAATTCCACTCGTTATTCTCAACTCGATTTTCAAAAGTTACGCCTTTCATGCACTGCGTCCTGTTCAAACGACATACACGTGCATGCATGTATACGCATATATATAGAAACGATATAGGTATA encodes:
- the LOC139985807 gene encoding nose resistant to fluoxetine protein 6 codes for the protein MFRNRERSVASIHIGKRDTRREIIGPFRKIGPKMSLYFGCFLFLLNCVVHASPVSRNESNILRIGRPQDASSITAKVTNLNSTDYEMEKQTSKDRRGQSIEFSKNNPELDWKKYLKLFDEKQEEHEDLDIDFMKEKLQKTANSIQWLVDLYDPLKWSRVPGKLGHDCRNQLESFLESLKDGKLWAAKMSDASGRYSSQFHFGNGFWLGSSTLCKELNATRGSIRQELDDAPPYALKFHVARMYLTLPKELEFSTRQVFLGLCLPATCDQASLTSMLRANADRVEREGNSTYRSTGPKIHIVAVKSVPSSNYNPWRDPKSYVLSGVAGALLFLMICATMYEYRTRAQPNVKDVESFSVSNNNERLSNFSNKNLNQDGEVIQENGEELIEKGKNLQKEPPDRSEKQSKKGFWLTCLTAFDPIANGSKIVSTEPAARDSLTCLHGLRVFSLGWVVMVHTYLQVFSIAENKTLRSVTERNFMFQTISNATFSVDTFFFISGLLVTILFYRSSGSLKNDKGTFWKTCFTKFIIMILYRFIRLTPAYLFVLGINEIAIKYALSRTVFSPVIVDHLTCEKFWWRNALYLNSLYPRTEMCMLWSWYMANDTQFYVLGILLLLLSIKYLKAVIVVIFLLIASSWFTTFSVAYSNDYIARIQEPFALFDELYDKPWLRAGPYFVGIITGYILFRTNCKLKLPLIVRVIGWVLSTAIMFSVVYGLYPGNLTVPVSSVYAALGHTAWAIGVSFIVIQCCTGYATMIDSLLSLKLIYPLSRLTYCAYLVHPVIMMVTITQMDGPLHLHNNIVLILYFGNLVASYLTSFCISIAFEAPIVNLLKIAFISKKRIR